The genomic DNA TGGGCCAGCGGCGCGTTCTCTTCGGATAGTGGCTCAAAGAATAAGGGCGCCAGGACGAAGGCAGCAGCCTGGGCGTAGATGAAAAAGTCGTACCACTCGATGGTGGTGCCGACCAACGTGCCTGCTAGAACGCGGCGTTCCTCCGAACGTTGCCTAGCATCATAGGTCGATGCGCTCATGGTGATCTCCAAAGGTTATGAGATGAACTGCCGACCGTGCAGCGCCGCTATGAAATCTCGTCTACCCAACTCACCCAATGTATGTACTGACCGGTCGGAATGGCATCACACTCCAATACGTTGTGATGTGGTTCACAATATACGCCACATGTGTCCGCTTGGTCCATCGCGAATCGGGAAGAGTACGGGGTGAAGGCACGCAGGTGCAAGTCTTGGTGTCCTAGGAGCGCAGCATTGAATAGCAGGGTGGGCTCCAATAGAATGCATTCAACTGTCCTAGAAGGAGTTGCAATGCGGCGTACCGGTCATCTATGGCGAACACGCAGTGAGCGAGAAGGTTCGGCTGAAGATCAAGCCTCGATCCGGAGGATCTTGGAAGCTGCTTTCGGAACGGATGCGGAGGCTGATCTCGTCGATGAGCTGCGCGATGAGCAGACGCATTGGATCTCCCGGTATTCAGTGTTGGGTTTCACCGCCGCGATACCTGATTCCGAATTCGAGACAAGTGCCGCCGCGTATGCTTTGCTGCACCGCTGCACGGTGGGTGGCCAGCCCGGCTTGATGCTTGCCCCGACCGGAGTGCTGCCCCAGCATCAAGGTGAGGGTGCTGGCACCGCGGTCATTGAAGCAGTGCTTGAGCTCGCCCGTGAAGACGGCGAACCGTTTGTGCTGGTCTATGGTTACCCGCACTATTACCCACGCTTTGGTTTCCGCCCGGCCTCGAAGCTCGGCATCACCGCGGACTGGGCGGATCAAACAGAAGCGCTGCAGGTTCGTGTGCTCGACGAGGATGCTCTGCTACCTAGTGGCAAGGTGGAATTGCCCGCAGCCTACAAGGTGTAACTGCCCTGCGGCGCCCAGCGCGCCGCAGTAGCGCCTGGCATGCTCTTGCCAACCTGCCCCATCACCTCAGTAGTATGTGAGGTGCGACATGGATCGACCCCGTCGCGATGCAACAGTGAGGGTACGAATGTCTGATTCCGGCCATACCACCCAAGTCCATTCGCTCCTGCAGGACTTTTCTTTAGAGATGACGGGCAAAGATGTCGACGCGCTGCGGGAAGCTGCGCCCGCCATTCCGCAAGGTACGCGCATCAATGTCACGTTTCTCGGCAATGAAGATCTTCAGATGCGAGTCGCCGCAGCCCGGGCCGTCAAAGAACTCGGCTTCACCCCGGTGCCGCACATCTCGGCCCGACGGCTACGCAGCGAAACCGAACTGCTCAGGTTCTTGGAAGAGTTAGCCAGGGTCGATGCAGTGCGGCATCTCTTTGCTGTCGGTGGGGATCCCGCCGAGCCCATGGGGCCCTATAGCTCGGCTCGCGAGATGTTGGCATCGGAGCTCTTTGATGACTACGAGGTGGACGAGATCGCAGTTGCAGGCTACGCCGAAGGACATCCAGAAATCGCCGATGACCTGCTGGCCCGCGAATTGAAAAGCAAACTCGAGCTGTTAGCAGAACGTGAATTTCAGACGGTGATCATCACGCAGTTTGGCTTCGATACGGATCCAATCGCCAGATGGCTCAGTGAGCTAGAGGCCCTGGGGATTTCAGTGCCGGTCCGTATTGGCGTCCCAGGACCGGCCGGCATCAAGCGACTGTTAGGTTATGCCCGCAGATTTGGGGTCGCATCCTCGACGGGCATCGTGAAAAAATACGGATTCTCGTTAGCTAATCTCATGGGGAGCGCCGGCCCAGACAACTTCCTGCACAACCTGGCCGCTGAAACCGCGGCAACACAGTATTCAGGTAACGTCGGCGTCCATTTCTATACCTTTGGCGGTGTGGCGCAAACCGCAGAATGGATCAGAGACTTTCTGCGCCAACTCTAGGCCTCCTGCCTGCCTTTTGATGACCTTTCCTGGTCTCATGAGGGATGATTTCGGCGCTATTGCCGAGACTATGAGGCTGGAATTGAACAACTCGCCACCGCTGCGGACCATCGTTTGGGGTGCCGAAGTTTCCTACGACAGGCTTGTTATTGTGAGGCAAGCCTGCTACTTCAGGTATCGTAGTGGAGTCACGATTCAACTAAAGGACATGTACCGAGCGTGCCGTCCAGGCTAACGTGATGATAGTGATTGGCGAATCAACTCTTCCAAAAAACTAAGTGTGGGGTACATGGCACAGGACCTGAACCAGCTGGCGCAATGCATCGACGGCATTACTCAGCACTACCCTTTCGCGGTGCACTGGGATGTTCGCGAGATCGCCTCGGGGCAGCACATTAGCCAGGGTGGAGAGCAGGTCATCGGTGCCTTTAGCACCAGGAAAGTCAGTGTGCTGCTGGCATGTCTGGCGCTCGTGCATGTGCAGAAACTCTCCCTAGACGACACCTACCCCATTGATGCCTCACTCAAAGACGGGGTGCAAGCCGGGGTGATGCGCAATCTATCGGCCGGTATTGAGCTCAGCCTGCGAGATCATCTGGCGCAAATGATGATCACCTCCGACAACATCTGTACTCAACTCGTGTTCCGTGCCATGGAAGAAGCCACCGGGGATGCGCTGCAATGGGTCAACGACTATTGCGCACAACTGGGCATGTACCACACGCTGCATCGCGAGGTCTTCCCGCGGTCAGCTGAGCTGGCCTGGTCACATCCGATCGATGCTATGACGGTCACCTCGGCCACTGACCAAGCGCTCCTCTTAGAACACCTCGCCCACGGGGCCATGGACGATGAGCACGCTAAGAAACTCCGCCTCACCACCGAACTGTGTCAGCTCGCGCTAGAGCTCATGAGCCATATCTACACCCCGCTATTGGGGGCTTATGTCACCCAGGGCCGATTTGTTGAGAAGAACGGGCGGGGCATTCGTGGGCTCTCCCAGGTCGGGATCTTGCTAGATCACCAGAACCAACCGGTCGCCTCAGTCGCGGTATTTGCCGAATCGGTCCCGGTCGAGCTGTTTGATGGTACGCCAGGGCGGGTTCGGGCCATGGAATGTTTTGCCGCCATCGGTCAGGTCGTCGAACAGACCTTCCTAGACGGCACGCCGGTCCCCATCGTGCACCGGCAAGTCATCGAGTCTGACTTCTGGGAACAAGAACTTGGCGAACTGCTTTTTGCGGTGGAAGGCGGTCGTGCGGTCAATGCCGACGTCGAGTTCACCTTCTCAGGTATCGGCAAGATCTTCTTCGCCCAGGCCGTGGTCGAAGCAGCAGGTACGAATCCTGAGCTCTTACAGCGCGTCATCCCAATCCGTGCACAGCATCGCGAACACGCCGAGACCGGCACACTTCGGCATCTCCCGGGCGAGCTGAAACTCACAGTTGATGACGCGATGCGGCTCGTCACCGGCTCGGGCGATGGAGCAGCAGTCCAAGCCCTCTTCGAGTATTTCGAGGCAGAGGGGATCGACATTCTCGAATGCGGCCGTCAAGCTGTTGCCCATCTCCCAAATACCACCATCACCGGCCTTGAAAAACTCTCCGCTGGTGAGGGATTCCACGGTGTGACGACCGCCAATGATGTTTTGGTGCTGCTACGTCAGATTATCAATGACGATGGGCCCGTGATGGAATGGATGTCCCAGGTCTTCGAGCCAGGTGGTTTGGCCAGCACACTGCCTGGCTATGGACCCCACACCATCCAACACTGGACGGTAGCCGGATGGGAACGCATGTATGGATGCCGGCTCGACGAAGGTCGCAGCTCACTGATGATCCTGAAGTGTCCAAAAGGCTTTACCGGCATGGTTGCCCACGCTCCGATCGGAACTCACGACGTGCCCGCCAAATTCGGCAGCCTCGGATTATCTACCCTGGCCAACACCTAGCCGCAAGCTTCAGCGGCCGTGGAGTCAGTCATAGCCTCTGTTCGCGTGAGCCAGTAGGATGCACTCATGGCCTGGCAATATTGGACGGAATCTCCACGTCAAGGACGATGGCGGCAAGTCGATACTCCAACCATCGACACCCAACATCAGGTGCGAATCCGCACCACAGCATCGGCCATATCCAAAGGCACCGAGACCTTAG from Enteractinococcus fodinae includes the following:
- a CDS encoding GNAT family N-acetyltransferase; the encoded protein is MRRTGHLWRTRSEREGSAEDQASIRRILEAAFGTDAEADLVDELRDEQTHWISRYSVLGFTAAIPDSEFETSAAAYALLHRCTVGGQPGLMLAPTGVLPQHQGEGAGTAVIEAVLELAREDGEPFVLVYGYPHYYPRFGFRPASKLGITADWADQTEALQVRVLDEDALLPSGKVELPAAYKV
- a CDS encoding serine hydrolase; the protein is MAQDLNQLAQCIDGITQHYPFAVHWDVREIASGQHISQGGEQVIGAFSTRKVSVLLACLALVHVQKLSLDDTYPIDASLKDGVQAGVMRNLSAGIELSLRDHLAQMMITSDNICTQLVFRAMEEATGDALQWVNDYCAQLGMYHTLHREVFPRSAELAWSHPIDAMTVTSATDQALLLEHLAHGAMDDEHAKKLRLTTELCQLALELMSHIYTPLLGAYVTQGRFVEKNGRGIRGLSQVGILLDHQNQPVASVAVFAESVPVELFDGTPGRVRAMECFAAIGQVVEQTFLDGTPVPIVHRQVIESDFWEQELGELLFAVEGGRAVNADVEFTFSGIGKIFFAQAVVEAAGTNPELLQRVIPIRAQHREHAETGTLRHLPGELKLTVDDAMRLVTGSGDGAAVQALFEYFEAEGIDILECGRQAVAHLPNTTITGLEKLSAGEGFHGVTTANDVLVLLRQIINDDGPVMEWMSQVFEPGGLASTLPGYGPHTIQHWTVAGWERMYGCRLDEGRSSLMILKCPKGFTGMVAHAPIGTHDVPAKFGSLGLSTLANT
- a CDS encoding methylenetetrahydrofolate reductase, producing the protein MDRPRRDATVRVRMSDSGHTTQVHSLLQDFSLEMTGKDVDALREAAPAIPQGTRINVTFLGNEDLQMRVAAARAVKELGFTPVPHISARRLRSETELLRFLEELARVDAVRHLFAVGGDPAEPMGPYSSAREMLASELFDDYEVDEIAVAGYAEGHPEIADDLLARELKSKLELLAEREFQTVIITQFGFDTDPIARWLSELEALGISVPVRIGVPGPAGIKRLLGYARRFGVASSTGIVKKYGFSLANLMGSAGPDNFLHNLAAETAATQYSGNVGVHFYTFGGVAQTAEWIRDFLRQL